In Bacillus sp. NP247, one DNA window encodes the following:
- a CDS encoding head maturation protease, ClpP-related, with amino-acid sequence MTVKIDVKGPIISNDEAWIYDWLEMDAASPGKVSKELTNANGEDLIVSINSPGGYVHEGSEIYTALKNYPGQVEVQIVGLAASAASVIAMAGDKVRISPTAQIMIHNASMWNGGDHRDMEKAAEMLKTTDRAIVNAYVIKSGKSEEELLNMMAEETWMGPQQALENKFVDEIMFMDNPVKMTASAATSAMLPQKVIDGFRNGTLNKGKSEGITKEDLNAALSGLKNEILNDLQTNTNPKEPIQEPVNTKQNLSTLFLTLGGK; translated from the coding sequence ATGACGGTGAAAATTGACGTTAAAGGGCCAATTATTTCTAATGATGAAGCTTGGATTTATGATTGGCTTGAAATGGATGCTGCAAGCCCAGGTAAGGTTTCAAAAGAACTTACTAATGCCAATGGTGAGGATTTAATCGTATCAATCAATAGTCCTGGCGGTTATGTACACGAAGGATCAGAGATTTATACAGCATTAAAAAATTATCCAGGTCAGGTTGAAGTTCAAATTGTTGGTTTAGCTGCAAGTGCGGCTTCAGTTATTGCAATGGCTGGTGATAAAGTTCGAATTTCACCAACAGCACAAATCATGATCCACAATGCTTCTATGTGGAATGGTGGAGATCATCGTGATATGGAAAAAGCGGCTGAGATGTTGAAAACAACAGATCGAGCAATTGTAAATGCCTATGTCATCAAAAGTGGTAAATCTGAAGAGGAACTACTTAATATGATGGCTGAAGAAACATGGATGGGCCCACAACAAGCATTAGAAAACAAGTTTGTGGATGAAATCATGTTTATGGATAATCCGGTTAAAATGACTGCTTCAGCTGCCACTTCTGCCATGCTTCCACAGAAAGTAATCGACGGTTTTAGAAATGGAACTCTGAATAAAGGTAAATCTGAAGGAATTACAAAAGAAGATTTAAACGCTGCATTATCAGGGTTAAAAAACGAAATCCTGAATGATTTACAAACAAATACAAATCCAAAAGAGCCTATTCAAGAGCCTGTTAATACAAAACAGAATCTGAGTACGCTCTTTTTAACTTTAGGAGGAAAATAA
- a CDS encoding phage portal protein, with product MIIIGWLDAVFKRNSELGFMFDVEMFIDKTNRIHMKRLAIDTCISFLGRTISQSEFRVKNGEEFEKNELYYRLNVRPNKNMTASTFWERFIYKLIYDNEALIIQADDGDLLIADDFEHNEYAVFEDTFTNVTVKDYQFKRSFKQSEVIHLRYRNDKLSPLIDGLFADYGDLFGRILNSQKRKNQIRGTVDMDMLAAKSKEHQSKLQEFIDNMYKAIGEKDVAIIPQQPGFKYAETSGGGNSGQSVDEINKVTNGFLNQVAMAFGIPTALLYGEMADVEKQTKNYMLFTVNPLLKKISDEANVKFFEMNEYLEGKKIEVKAISYQSIFDLATSIDKLISSSAFTGNEIRLEVGYEVSDDPNLNKHYITKNYTETNLNKGGENTNDGEN from the coding sequence GTGATAATCATTGGATGGCTGGATGCAGTATTTAAAAGGAATAGTGAATTAGGATTTATGTTTGATGTGGAAATGTTTATTGATAAAACGAACAGAATCCACATGAAAAGACTAGCGATTGATACATGTATTTCTTTTTTAGGAAGGACGATTAGTCAGTCAGAATTTAGAGTGAAAAACGGTGAAGAATTTGAAAAGAATGAGCTTTATTACCGATTAAATGTTAGGCCAAATAAGAATATGACAGCAAGTACCTTTTGGGAGAGGTTCATTTACAAACTTATTTATGATAATGAAGCTCTAATTATACAAGCTGATGATGGTGATCTACTTATCGCTGATGACTTTGAACATAACGAATACGCTGTGTTTGAAGATACTTTTACGAATGTCACAGTAAAAGATTATCAGTTTAAGAGAAGCTTTAAACAAAGTGAAGTTATTCATTTGAGATATCGAAATGATAAATTATCACCACTCATTGATGGTCTTTTTGCTGATTATGGTGATTTATTCGGTAGAATATTAAACTCACAAAAGCGTAAAAATCAAATTCGTGGAACAGTTGATATGGACATGCTTGCTGCAAAGAGTAAAGAACATCAATCAAAGTTGCAAGAGTTCATTGATAACATGTATAAAGCAATTGGAGAAAAAGATGTTGCTATCATTCCACAACAGCCTGGATTCAAATACGCTGAAACATCAGGCGGTGGGAACTCTGGTCAAAGTGTGGACGAAATCAATAAAGTAACCAATGGTTTTTTAAATCAAGTAGCGATGGCTTTTGGTATTCCGACAGCTTTGTTATATGGCGAAATGGCGGATGTAGAGAAGCAAACGAAGAATTACATGCTTTTCACAGTGAATCCTTTATTAAAAAAGATTTCAGATGAAGCAAACGTTAAATTCTTTGAAATGAATGAGTATCTTGAAGGGAAAAAAATTGAAGTTAAAGCTATTTCCTATCAAAGCATATTTGATCTTGCAACAAGTATCGATAAACTTATTTCTTCAAGTGCATTTACAGGGAATGAGATTCGATTGGAAGTAGGATATGAAGTTTCTGATGATCCGAATTTAAACAAACATTATATTACAAAAAACTATACCGAAACGAATTTAAATAAAGGAGGTGAGAATACAAATGACGGTGAAAATTGA